A portion of the Bifidobacterium bifidum ATCC 29521 = JCM 1255 = DSM 20456 genome contains these proteins:
- the sepH gene encoding septation protein SepH — MPENPLTQARFDHVDDTGRLVFASGDERFFVDVDETLERAILEAKQIREESRSAPSASSSATLPISQIQALIRAGADPARVAERYRLSEALVRRFSSAVEVEKQYAIEQFLTVPAPKESRGRTTADVVERALALSGIGMESVTWKATRRGLEPWKITATFDAAGRTARAEWSWNMHDNAVACLNSTAKKLLGTATGARGDGTEGTPSEMLPATLPGDSVRSARIERTVSAWNTPAPTLPAARPEARMPRSASPLDVRTEPAPSEEGPSIDIPRTGALPAKAGEAALGAAESKPPRPTPDSGTSASAAQTAPEIESESGKTSAERSDRQTPPAKRRSGRSAVPSWDEILFGE; from the coding sequence ATGCCTGAGAACCCGCTCACACAAGCCCGGTTCGACCACGTCGACGACACGGGTCGTCTCGTGTTCGCGTCAGGCGACGAGCGTTTCTTCGTCGATGTGGACGAAACGCTGGAACGCGCCATTCTGGAAGCGAAACAGATCCGCGAGGAGTCCCGGTCGGCTCCCAGCGCATCCAGCTCGGCTACGCTACCGATCTCGCAGATTCAGGCGCTTATCCGGGCCGGCGCGGATCCCGCGCGGGTGGCGGAACGATACCGTCTCAGCGAGGCGCTGGTGCGGCGTTTCTCGTCCGCCGTCGAGGTCGAGAAGCAGTACGCCATCGAGCAGTTCCTCACCGTGCCGGCCCCCAAGGAGAGCCGTGGGCGGACCACCGCCGACGTGGTGGAGCGCGCGCTGGCGCTGTCCGGCATCGGCATGGAATCGGTGACGTGGAAGGCGACACGCCGGGGACTCGAACCGTGGAAGATCACCGCGACGTTCGACGCCGCGGGGCGCACCGCCAGGGCGGAATGGTCCTGGAACATGCACGACAACGCGGTGGCATGCCTGAACTCCACGGCGAAGAAGCTGCTGGGAACGGCGACGGGCGCGCGCGGCGACGGGACCGAGGGCACGCCCTCCGAGATGCTGCCTGCGACGCTGCCCGGGGATTCGGTACGCTCGGCGAGGATAGAGCGCACCGTGTCGGCGTGGAACACCCCTGCCCCGACACTGCCTGCGGCTCGCCCCGAAGCGCGGATGCCACGTTCGGCGTCCCCGTTGGACGTGCGCACCGAGCCTGCGCCATCCGAGGAAGGCCCCTCAATCGACATCCCGCGCACCGGCGCGCTTCCGGCGAAGGCCGGCGAGGCCGCGCTCGGCGCCGCCGAGTCGAAACCGCCGCGGCCGACACCGGATTCGGGCACGTCCGCTTCCGCGGCTCAGACGGCGCCCGAGATCGAATCCGAATCCGGCAAGACGTCTGCCGAACGCTCCGACCGGCAGACGCCGCCTGCGAAACGCCGTTCGGGTCGCTCCGCCGTGCCCAGCTGGGACGAGATTCTCTTCGGCGAGTAG
- a CDS encoding alkaline phosphatase family protein, translating to MNAEIASMDELLQTIPTVRYGDWRRDAVRGGALHLSAVLPAVSAAIGHPVATRIHHDPEALRVALGVPKADSVIVALVDGLGYWNLRMRVGHSPYLRALLRDESNDRPIATCAPSTTVAAMAAFGTGTCPGLTGMAGYTQRNTQTGELSQLIQFDNAIAPLDLQREPTVFETLRAAGVRVTSCGLPKFADSPLTKAALRGADYKGDMRPLGRVRAACEASKTPGLTYLYIRDADKVGHAYGWESEQWTAVFERVDEQLAQLHRLAPRGTLIVIVADHGMVGSDPDQRVDIAENPELARGVALVGGEPRSLMLYAEPDCDPNDIARRWRDRLGDAALVRTRDEAIDQGMFGVVEPRVRPMLGDVLVSAAGRATFVDSRIQTDKATRLPGVHGSQTALEMDIPCLIDVA from the coding sequence ATGAACGCTGAAATCGCGAGCATGGACGAATTGCTGCAGACGATACCGACCGTTCGGTATGGCGACTGGCGGCGCGACGCCGTACGCGGCGGGGCGCTGCACCTGTCCGCCGTGCTGCCGGCGGTCAGCGCGGCGATAGGGCATCCGGTCGCCACGCGGATCCACCATGATCCAGAGGCCTTGCGCGTCGCCTTGGGGGTTCCCAAGGCCGACAGCGTGATCGTGGCGCTGGTTGACGGCCTTGGCTACTGGAACCTTCGGATGCGCGTCGGACACAGTCCGTATCTGCGCGCATTGCTGCGCGACGAGTCCAACGACAGGCCCATCGCCACATGCGCGCCGAGCACCACCGTCGCCGCGATGGCGGCTTTCGGCACCGGCACGTGCCCGGGCCTGACGGGGATGGCGGGCTACACGCAGCGCAACACCCAAACGGGGGAGCTGTCGCAGCTGATCCAGTTCGACAACGCGATCGCGCCTCTGGACCTGCAGAGGGAGCCCACGGTGTTCGAGACCCTGCGGGCCGCCGGCGTGCGGGTCACCAGCTGCGGACTGCCGAAGTTCGCCGACTCCCCGCTGACGAAGGCCGCGTTGCGCGGTGCGGACTACAAGGGCGATATGCGGCCGCTCGGCCGCGTGAGGGCCGCGTGCGAGGCCTCGAAGACGCCGGGGCTGACGTACCTATACATCCGCGATGCCGACAAGGTGGGGCACGCCTACGGCTGGGAGTCCGAGCAGTGGACGGCCGTGTTCGAGCGGGTTGACGAACAGCTGGCGCAATTGCACAGGCTTGCGCCGAGGGGCACGCTCATCGTCATCGTGGCTGATCATGGCATGGTCGGTTCGGATCCGGACCAGCGCGTCGATATCGCCGAGAATCCCGAGCTCGCCCGGGGCGTGGCCCTGGTCGGCGGGGAGCCCAGGTCTCTGATGCTGTATGCCGAGCCGGATTGCGACCCGAATGACATCGCGCGTCGATGGCGCGATCGGCTGGGTGACGCCGCCCTGGTGCGTACCCGGGATGAGGCGATCGATCAGGGCATGTTCGGTGTCGTCGAGCCGCGTGTCAGGCCGATGCTCGGTGACGTGCTGGTATCGGCGGCCGGGAGGGCGACCTTCGTGGATTCGCGCATCCAGACCGACAAGGCGACGCGTCTGCCGGGTGTGCATGGCTCGCAGACGGCGCTGGAAATGGACATTCCCTGCCTGATTGACGTGGCGTGA
- a CDS encoding DNA gyrase/topoisomerase IV subunit A, which produces MAHRTTTHQAYDPRQVQEHIVETPLNEEMSKSFLEYAYSVIYARALPDARDGLKPVQRRIIYQMGEMNLTPDRPYMKSARVVGEVMGKLHPHGDSAIYEAMVRLAQPFAMRLALVDGHGNFGSLDDGPAASRYTEARLAPAALGMNADIDEDTVDFTPNYDNKLKEPTVLPAAIPNLLVNGGSGIAVGMATNMATHNLGEVVAAAKHLMAHPDATLEELMRYVPGPDWPGGGIIIGRNGIREAYETGRGTLTTRSMTHFENVTARKKAIVVTELPFMVGPERVLERISEGVKNRKLEGISGAIDLTDRHNGTRLVIEIKTGFDPNAVLAQLFRHTPLQDNFTMNNVALVDGRPHTMGLKEMLQVWIDHRRIVVRRRSEFRRRKALERLHLVEGLLLAMIDIDEVIQVIRTSDDADAAKSRLIAVFDLDDVQAQYILDLRLRRLTRMSRIELEAERDDLKRRIEELERILASAQELDRVVVDEMDQAVAEYGTPRRTVLLDEAEDGTLTPVTPHGDDSVNAAAMKAAAAAATLSSAEADVAAAAAARKAGEDAAAVAALQIDDEPCTVMLGASGTIARSTPAALDAWESRSTSDERTKDDHIVSIFRTTTRSSYGLVTSAGRLVLAHVVELPALAASPQTNVAGGIPADELIGMTESTDPIPGEHVVAAIPMDQRDDDGPTPAPLAIGTRAGVVKRWNREAPTTMDSWSVIDLKDGDSVLFAADAADEDRLVFIASDSSLLTFDAGNVRPQGRTAGGMAGIRLAEGCTAITFNVVPAGKIAWTYEEGDNGMFSASGAVVLTVAGDKDALPGTENGAAKVTPLEMYPTKGRGTGGVRSQRFLKGQNTLIFARVGMYPLHASTEGGSPVELPKPDMRRDASGVDLAAPVAFCG; this is translated from the coding sequence ATGGCACATCGCACCACGACTCATCAGGCCTATGACCCGCGTCAGGTCCAAGAGCATATCGTGGAAACGCCGTTGAACGAGGAAATGAGCAAGTCGTTCCTCGAATACGCGTATTCGGTGATCTACGCGCGAGCCCTGCCTGACGCGCGCGACGGCCTCAAGCCCGTGCAGCGCCGCATCATCTACCAGATGGGCGAGATGAACCTGACGCCCGACCGCCCGTACATGAAATCGGCCCGCGTGGTGGGCGAGGTGATGGGCAAGCTCCACCCCCACGGCGATTCAGCCATCTACGAGGCGATGGTGCGTCTCGCGCAGCCGTTCGCGATGCGTCTCGCGCTGGTGGACGGCCATGGCAATTTCGGCTCGCTGGACGACGGCCCGGCCGCCTCCCGATACACCGAGGCCCGTCTGGCGCCCGCGGCGCTGGGCATGAACGCCGACATCGACGAGGACACCGTCGATTTCACGCCGAACTACGACAACAAGCTCAAGGAGCCGACCGTGCTGCCGGCCGCGATCCCCAACCTGCTGGTCAACGGCGGTTCGGGCATCGCTGTCGGCATGGCCACGAACATGGCGACCCACAATCTCGGCGAGGTCGTCGCGGCCGCGAAGCACCTGATGGCGCATCCCGACGCCACGCTGGAGGAGCTCATGCGCTACGTGCCGGGCCCCGATTGGCCGGGCGGCGGCATCATCATCGGGCGAAACGGCATCCGCGAAGCGTACGAGACCGGCCGCGGCACACTCACCACGCGGTCGATGACGCATTTCGAGAACGTGACGGCGCGCAAGAAGGCCATCGTGGTCACCGAGCTGCCGTTCATGGTCGGCCCCGAACGGGTGCTGGAACGCATTTCCGAAGGGGTGAAGAACCGCAAGCTGGAGGGAATCTCCGGCGCCATCGACCTGACCGACCGCCATAACGGCACCAGGCTGGTCATCGAGATCAAGACCGGTTTCGACCCGAACGCCGTGCTCGCGCAGCTGTTCCGACACACGCCGCTGCAGGACAATTTCACGATGAACAACGTCGCGCTGGTGGATGGCCGGCCCCACACCATGGGTCTCAAGGAGATGCTGCAGGTGTGGATCGACCACCGCCGCATCGTGGTGCGCCGGCGCAGCGAATTCCGCCGCCGGAAGGCGCTTGAGCGCCTGCACCTGGTCGAGGGTCTGCTGCTGGCCATGATCGACATCGACGAGGTCATCCAGGTCATCCGCACCTCGGATGACGCCGACGCCGCGAAGTCGCGGCTGATCGCGGTCTTCGACCTTGACGACGTGCAGGCGCAGTACATCCTTGACCTGCGCCTTCGCCGGCTCACACGCATGAGCCGCATCGAGCTGGAGGCGGAGCGCGACGACCTCAAGCGGCGGATCGAGGAGCTGGAGCGTATACTGGCCTCCGCGCAGGAACTGGACCGCGTGGTCGTCGACGAAATGGATCAGGCGGTTGCCGAATACGGGACGCCTCGCCGTACCGTGCTGCTGGACGAGGCCGAGGACGGCACGCTGACGCCGGTGACCCCTCATGGAGACGACAGCGTGAACGCGGCCGCGATGAAGGCCGCCGCAGCCGCGGCCACCCTGTCGTCGGCCGAAGCGGACGTGGCCGCCGCGGCCGCGGCCAGGAAGGCCGGCGAGGATGCCGCGGCAGTCGCGGCGCTGCAAATCGACGACGAGCCGTGCACGGTGATGCTCGGCGCGTCCGGCACGATAGCGCGCTCCACCCCGGCCGCATTGGATGCCTGGGAGTCACGGTCGACGAGCGACGAACGCACGAAGGACGACCACATCGTGTCCATCTTCCGCACCACTACACGGTCCTCGTACGGGCTGGTCACGTCCGCCGGGCGTCTGGTGCTGGCCCATGTGGTCGAATTGCCCGCGCTCGCCGCATCGCCGCAGACGAACGTCGCCGGCGGCATACCGGCCGACGAGCTGATCGGCATGACCGAAAGCACCGATCCGATTCCCGGCGAGCATGTCGTCGCCGCCATCCCCATGGATCAGCGCGACGACGACGGCCCGACCCCCGCTCCCCTGGCCATCGGCACACGGGCCGGCGTGGTGAAACGCTGGAACCGCGAGGCCCCCACCACGATGGACTCCTGGAGTGTCATCGACCTCAAGGACGGCGACTCCGTGCTGTTCGCCGCCGACGCGGCGGACGAAGACCGCCTCGTGTTCATCGCGTCCGACTCCTCGCTGCTGACGTTCGATGCCGGGAACGTGCGCCCGCAGGGTCGCACCGCCGGCGGCATGGCGGGAATCCGTCTGGCTGAGGGATGCACGGCGATCACGTTCAACGTGGTGCCCGCAGGCAAGATCGCGTGGACGTACGAAGAGGGCGACAACGGCATGTTCTCCGCGTCCGGAGCCGTCGTGCTGACGGTCGCCGGAGACAAGGACGCGCTGCCCGGCACCGAAAACGGTGCGGCCAAGGTGACGCCGTTGGAGATGTACCCGACCAAGGGCCGCGGCACCGGCGGAGTGAGGTCGCAGCGTTTCCTCAAGGGCCAGAACACCCTGATCTTCGCCCGCGTCGGCATGTACCCGCTGCACGCCTCCACCGAGGGAGGCTCGCCGGTGGAGCTGCCCAAGCCCGACATGCGCCGCGACGCATCCGGTGTTGATCTGGCCGCGCCTGTCGCCTTCTGTGGATGA
- a CDS encoding DEAD/DEAH box helicase, giving the protein MYECLNLFSGPTRAWFKHVFDVPTAAQSQAWPVIHAGGNALVVAPTGSGKTLCAFLSAIDRLMTGEADRLNGSGAMTAPKGAADVSGERRRTRRVKVLYVSPLKALAVDVAKNLRAPLDGIAAECEASGLAAPDIGIAIRSGDTTTRERRAIASHPPDILVTTPESLYLLLTSKARVILRDVETVILDEVHAVAGTKRGAHLAVSLERLDALAGHATQRIGLSATVRPVDEVARFVGGIHPVTVINPQERPAMDLRVVEPLENMRDLQSANVPGRAGGVGASAASAPHISGVTPAMRRLAERRGLPVSPDRRSVLVSPEDSQYDSQAITGAAGDRAGGSIWPVIERDVLDQVLSHRTTLVFVNSRGLAEKLTARLNDLYAQDHGTDAAQTQSPEGRSGFSRHYDPVVGSTTMLARSHDDGDVIAMAHHGSVSKERRKRIEEQLKHGLLRCVVATSSLELGIDMGSVDLVIQISPPLSVSSGLQRIGRADHRVGGVSHALIYPLTREQIIGAAASVESMRAGDIEPISVIRNPLDVLAQQTVAAASMEDLRPDDWYATVCRSAPFRDLDRGTFDSVMGMMTGAYDSEDFSAFRPCLMWNHDEDLISARPGAQRLAVTSGGTIPDRGLYTVVLPETDGGKGPRRVGELDEEMVYESRVGDIITLGTSTWQIQEITRDRVIVTPAPGRTARLPFWHGDGSGRDCGFGTAEGAFIRQVCTGLTDAAEAGHPRFDTATADRLHDDGLDDNAVENLARLLAEQRKATGVVPDDRRMVIERCPDDEGDWRVIIHSRYGRRVHEPWAMAITARLKQRYGFDGQAYAADDGIVLRLPAQEHDIDVPELIRFDPDDMQRMIETQVGETVLFAARFRECAARSLFLPRTDPGRRVPLWQQRLRAAQLLNAARLKRNFPLLLETARECLQDDYDMPALRRIMTDIQSGNIGLVDVTTDIASPFAENLLFGYVGTVMYQYDVPQAERSAQLLSIDPDVLERLLGQADFSAIMDPRAVHEVEEELGHRTFWNELPDDDIDGRVARYAKTHGPFTVERMMADLSIDAAGAVHALDMLKARGEVLDGIAAEDGGKAWLHKEVFRRIRARSLAKARAETKPVELSEYQTFLIGLQGVGPVGGERYDGEDGVMRVIEQLEGVALPPSVWESSVLPARVRDYRPAMLDGLLSSGEIVWVGSKTTGSKAKEPGLVALHPADSLLLTVQDGEKNGEAPGEPVTLPDAVMAVLAPGGAYHANQLAGLTRAAWDASSECVDESTGEILPHPWSDSQFEEALWSLVWQGKVTNSSFDPLRSLGASSHAVKAPARASRRRVRVRVSVPANMTGLWSAVPHADMQEASAERVAIARIEALLDRYGVIAPPMIDKERLDGGFSGLYPVLRRMEEHGALMRGMFVSGCGAAQFASRQTVDALRACAAEPSAVVLDATDPANLYGSVIAWPRTIGGFSIRPARRSGASVVLRGGRLLAYAVPRSHHLLLAQDADPALQQACNELAYALQRNLRDGGIRGGVTFCDANDEPLTVRGEWSRMLHVAGFVPVPQGMRLYC; this is encoded by the coding sequence ATGTACGAATGTTTGAATCTGTTCTCGGGTCCTACCAGGGCATGGTTCAAACATGTGTTTGATGTACCTACTGCGGCGCAGAGCCAGGCATGGCCGGTCATCCATGCCGGGGGCAATGCTCTGGTGGTCGCGCCCACCGGCTCGGGCAAGACATTATGCGCGTTCCTCTCGGCCATCGACCGCCTGATGACGGGAGAGGCGGATCGTCTGAACGGCTCTGGTGCCATGACCGCTCCGAAGGGCGCGGCTGACGTTTCCGGAGAGCGGCGTCGGACTCGGCGTGTCAAGGTGCTGTACGTCTCGCCGCTGAAGGCGCTGGCCGTCGATGTCGCGAAGAACCTCCGCGCTCCGCTCGACGGCATCGCCGCCGAATGCGAGGCGTCCGGCCTTGCCGCTCCCGATATCGGCATCGCCATACGCAGCGGTGACACGACGACACGGGAGAGACGCGCCATCGCCTCCCATCCGCCGGACATCCTCGTCACGACGCCGGAATCGCTGTATCTGCTGCTGACGTCCAAGGCGCGCGTCATCCTGCGCGACGTCGAAACGGTGATACTCGATGAGGTCCATGCCGTCGCCGGCACCAAACGGGGCGCGCACCTGGCCGTGAGCCTGGAACGGCTGGATGCGCTCGCCGGGCATGCGACGCAGCGCATAGGGTTGTCCGCCACGGTAAGGCCTGTCGACGAGGTCGCGAGATTCGTCGGCGGGATCCATCCCGTGACCGTCATCAATCCGCAGGAGAGGCCCGCGATGGATCTGCGCGTCGTTGAGCCGCTGGAGAACATGAGGGACCTCCAATCAGCCAATGTGCCCGGCCGTGCGGGAGGCGTCGGCGCGTCGGCGGCATCGGCCCCGCATATCAGCGGCGTGACCCCGGCCATGAGACGGCTCGCCGAACGGCGTGGCCTGCCAGTGTCGCCGGATCGACGGTCGGTTCTGGTTTCGCCGGAGGATTCGCAATACGATTCGCAGGCGATCACCGGCGCCGCGGGGGATCGGGCGGGCGGATCCATATGGCCGGTGATCGAGCGGGACGTGCTGGATCAGGTGCTCTCCCACCGCACCACACTGGTGTTCGTGAATTCGAGGGGCTTGGCGGAGAAGCTCACCGCCAGGCTCAACGACCTGTATGCACAGGATCATGGCACCGATGCCGCGCAGACGCAGTCACCGGAGGGGCGCAGTGGGTTTTCCCGGCATTACGATCCCGTGGTCGGCTCCACGACGATGCTGGCTCGGTCTCACGATGACGGGGACGTCATCGCGATGGCCCATCACGGGTCGGTGTCCAAGGAGCGGCGCAAGCGGATCGAGGAACAGCTCAAACATGGCCTGCTGCGTTGCGTGGTGGCCACCAGCAGCCTGGAATTGGGCATCGACATGGGGTCGGTGGATCTGGTGATACAGATATCGCCTCCGTTGTCGGTATCGTCAGGATTGCAGCGCATCGGACGCGCGGATCATCGTGTCGGAGGGGTGTCCCACGCGCTGATCTACCCTTTGACCCGGGAGCAGATCATCGGGGCGGCGGCGAGCGTGGAAAGCATGCGTGCCGGCGACATCGAACCGATATCGGTGATCCGCAACCCGCTGGATGTGCTCGCCCAACAGACCGTCGCGGCCGCATCGATGGAGGACCTCAGGCCGGACGACTGGTATGCGACGGTATGCAGGTCGGCACCCTTCCGCGACCTCGACCGCGGCACGTTCGACTCGGTGATGGGCATGATGACGGGGGCCTACGACAGCGAGGACTTCTCCGCCTTCCGTCCCTGCCTGATGTGGAACCATGATGAGGACCTGATCTCCGCCCGCCCCGGGGCGCAGCGGCTCGCCGTGACCAGCGGCGGCACGATTCCAGATCGCGGACTGTACACCGTGGTGCTGCCCGAGACGGATGGGGGCAAAGGGCCTCGAAGAGTGGGGGAACTCGACGAGGAAATGGTGTACGAGTCCCGTGTCGGCGACATCATCACCCTGGGTACATCCACATGGCAGATTCAGGAAATCACCCGCGACCGCGTGATCGTCACCCCGGCACCGGGCAGGACGGCCCGTCTGCCGTTCTGGCACGGGGACGGCAGCGGCAGGGACTGCGGGTTCGGTACGGCCGAAGGCGCTTTCATTCGGCAGGTCTGCACTGGGCTGACGGATGCCGCAGAAGCGGGCCATCCACGGTTCGACACCGCCACGGCAGACCGCCTGCACGATGACGGGCTGGACGACAACGCCGTGGAAAACCTCGCCCGACTGCTGGCGGAGCAGAGGAAGGCCACCGGCGTCGTGCCGGATGACCGCCGCATGGTGATCGAACGTTGCCCCGACGACGAGGGGGACTGGCGGGTCATCATCCATTCCCGATATGGCCGTCGCGTGCATGAGCCATGGGCGATGGCAATCACCGCGCGTCTCAAGCAGCGTTATGGATTCGACGGCCAGGCATACGCCGCCGATGACGGCATCGTCCTGAGGCTTCCCGCCCAGGAGCATGACATCGATGTCCCGGAGCTCATCAGGTTCGACCCTGACGACATGCAGCGCATGATCGAGACGCAGGTGGGGGAGACGGTGCTGTTCGCGGCCCGGTTCAGGGAATGCGCCGCACGCTCGCTGTTCCTCCCCAGAACCGATCCCGGCAGGCGCGTGCCGCTATGGCAGCAGAGACTGCGTGCCGCGCAACTGTTGAACGCCGCGCGGCTGAAACGCAATTTTCCGCTGCTGCTGGAAACCGCCCGCGAATGCCTGCAGGACGATTACGACATGCCCGCGTTGCGTCGCATCATGACGGACATTCAGTCGGGAAACATCGGTCTGGTCGATGTGACGACCGACATTGCGTCCCCATTCGCCGAGAACCTGCTGTTCGGCTATGTGGGCACCGTCATGTACCAGTACGACGTGCCTCAGGCGGAACGATCGGCGCAACTGCTGTCGATCGATCCCGATGTGCTGGAACGGCTGCTGGGGCAGGCCGATTTCTCGGCGATCATGGATCCTCGGGCCGTGCATGAGGTCGAGGAGGAGCTGGGGCACAGGACGTTCTGGAACGAGCTGCCGGACGATGACATCGATGGCCGGGTCGCAAGATATGCCAAGACGCACGGGCCTTTCACTGTCGAACGGATGATGGCGGACCTGTCGATCGACGCGGCCGGCGCGGTGCACGCCTTGGACATGCTCAAAGCACGAGGAGAGGTCCTTGACGGCATCGCCGCCGAGGACGGAGGAAAGGCATGGCTGCACAAGGAGGTGTTCCGACGCATCCGGGCCAGGTCGCTGGCCAAGGCCCGAGCCGAGACCAAGCCCGTCGAATTGAGCGAATACCAGACATTCCTTATCGGGCTGCAAGGTGTCGGGCCGGTGGGCGGCGAACGATATGACGGCGAAGACGGGGTGATGCGTGTCATCGAGCAGCTGGAAGGCGTCGCCCTGCCTCCCTCGGTATGGGAATCGTCCGTATTGCCGGCACGGGTGCGCGACTATCGTCCGGCGATGCTCGACGGCCTGCTCTCCTCCGGCGAGATCGTCTGGGTGGGTTCCAAGACCACCGGCAGCAAGGCGAAGGAACCAGGACTCGTCGCATTGCATCCGGCGGACTCCCTGCTTCTGACAGTGCAGGATGGGGAGAAGAACGGCGAAGCCCCCGGGGAGCCGGTCACGCTGCCGGATGCGGTGATGGCCGTGCTGGCACCGGGCGGGGCATATCATGCGAATCAGCTCGCAGGGCTGACGCGCGCGGCATGGGACGCGTCGTCGGAATGCGTGGACGAATCCACCGGCGAGATATTGCCCCACCCATGGTCCGACTCCCAGTTCGAGGAGGCCCTATGGTCGCTGGTCTGGCAGGGGAAGGTCACCAACAGCTCGTTCGATCCGCTGAGATCCCTCGGAGCGTCATCCCATGCGGTGAAGGCCCCAGCCCGTGCATCACGGCGCAGGGTGCGGGTCAGGGTCAGTGTCCCGGCGAACATGACGGGACTATGGTCCGCCGTGCCTCATGCAGATATGCAGGAGGCGTCCGCGGAGCGGGTCGCCATCGCGCGGATTGAGGCGTTGCTGGACCGTTACGGCGTCATAGCTCCGCCCATGATCGACAAGGAACGTCTGGACGGCGGATTCTCGGGCCTGTATCCGGTGCTCAGACGCATGGAAGAGCATGGCGCATTGATGCGCGGCATGTTCGTCAGCGGATGCGGTGCCGCACAGTTCGCGTCGCGTCAGACCGTGGATGCGCTGCGGGCATGCGCGGCGGAACCCTCCGCGGTCGTGTTGGACGCCACCGACCCCGCCAACCTGTACGGAAGCGTCATCGCATGGCCACGAACGATAGGCGGGTTTTCGATCAGGCCGGCGCGGCGCTCCGGCGCATCGGTCGTGCTCCGGGGTGGACGATTGCTGGCATACGCGGTGCCCCGAAGCCATCATCTGTTGCTCGCGCAGGACGCGGATCCCGCATTGCAGCAGGCCTGCAACGAGCTCGCCTACGCATTGCAGCGAAACCTGCGTGACGGGGGTATTCGCGGGGGTGTCACCTTCTGTGATGCCAACGACGAGCCATTGACTGTGCGAGGCGAGTGGTCGCGCATGCTGCACGTCGCGGGATTCGTCCCCGTACCCCAAGGCATGAGGCTCTACTGCTGA
- a CDS encoding helix-turn-helix domain-containing protein → MAIRVNLDVMLAKRKMSVGELAERVGITPANVSVLKNGRAKAIRFSTLDGICEALECQPGDVLEWVEE, encoded by the coding sequence ATGGCGATCCGAGTGAACCTCGACGTGATGCTCGCCAAACGCAAAATGTCGGTGGGGGAGCTGGCGGAACGTGTCGGCATCACGCCGGCGAATGTCTCGGTGCTGAAGAACGGGCGGGCCAAGGCCATACGCTTCTCCACGCTTGACGGCATCTGCGAGGCGCTGGAGTGCCAGCCGGGCGATGTGCTGGAGTGGGTCGAGGAGTAG